Genomic DNA from Acuticoccus sp. MNP-M23:
CAGCGCAACAAGGGTCACAGTCTCGGCCCGCGCGGCGGACAGGCCGGCAAGCAAAAGCAACGCAGTCAGAACAAGACGCATGGAAATTCTCCCCGAAGACGTGCCCGCATCTAGCGCCGTGCAGCTTTGGGGGAAGGCGCGGCCGCCTTGGCCGGGCGTGAGGCCAACCCCTCGCGGATAGCCTCGACATAACGCGCGGCGGCCTCATCGGGCGCTGGCGAAGCGTTGATCGGCCGGCCCACCACCACCGCGTCGGCGCCATTGCGGATTGCCACCTGCGGCGTCGCGACGCGCTTCTGATCGCCCGGCGAATCTTCCGGCAGCCGCACGCCGGGGGTGATGACCGTCAGCCCCGAGCGGTGGGCGTGGACCGCCTCCCGCGGCGAGCAGACGATGCAGTCCGCCCCCAGCGCTGCCGCCGTCTCGATCCGCCGCTTTGCCAGCGCCTCGGTGGAGAGCGCGTAGCCCGCTTCCGCAAGGTCGCCGTCGTCGAGCGACGTCAGCACCGTCACCGCCACGATCTGGAGCCCCTCCGGGCGCGCGGCCACGGCGGCGGCGATCGCCTGCGGGTAGGCGTGGACGGTGAGAAAATCGACGCCGAGCTTGCCCGCCGAGCGCACGGCGGAGGCCACCGTGTTGGCAATGTCGAGAAGCTTCATGTCGAGGAAGACGTGGTGGCCGGACTCTACCAGCTCACGCGCAAGGTCGATCCCGCCTGCCAGCGCGCACTCGAAGCCGATCTTGTAAACGCCCACCATCCCCTCCGTCGCCTTCACCAAAGCTTCGGCTTTCGCGGTGTCGGCAAAGTCGAGTGCCAGGATCAGGCGGCTCTTGGGCGTGTCGAAAATCATGGCGCGGCGCTCTGGCGTGGAACCCTGTTGTAGAACGCGGCTGACACGGACGCCAGACTGCCTTAGAAGGCGTTTCCAATGCCTCAGCCTGAACCACGGCGCGCCACGGTCCGCCGCCAGACAAATGAAACCGAAATTTCAGTCACCGTCGATCTGGACGG
This window encodes:
- the pyrF gene encoding orotidine-5'-phosphate decarboxylase, giving the protein MIFDTPKSRLILALDFADTAKAEALVKATEGMVGVYKIGFECALAGGIDLARELVESGHHVFLDMKLLDIANTVASAVRSAGKLGVDFLTVHAYPQAIAAAVAARPEGLQIVAVTVLTSLDDGDLAEAGYALSTEALAKRRIETAAALGADCIVCSPREAVHAHRSGLTVITPGVRLPEDSPGDQKRVATPQVAIRNGADAVVVGRPINASPAPDEAAARYVEAIREGLASRPAKAAAPSPKAARR